A single window of Sinorhizobium sp. RAC02 DNA harbors:
- the trbB gene encoding P-type conjugative transfer ATPase TrbB, whose product MTQLRSHPRLVRKLQDALGDQLCIALDDTTVVEIMLNPDGRLFIERLGHGVAPAGIMSTAAAEVVIGSVAHALQSEADDARPIISGELPIGGHRFEGLLPPVVSGPAFTIRRRASRLIPLTEYVKSKVMTEAQASAIRSAIDARMNIVISGGTGSGKTTLANAIIAEVVAAAPEDRMVILEDTAEIQCAAENAVSLHTSDTIDMARLLKSTMRLRPDRIIVGEVRDGAALTLLKAWNTGHPGGVTTIHSNTAMSALRRLEQLTAEASQQPMQEVIGEAVDLVVSIERTGKGRRVREVIHIEGYRNGRYQTEHYAQIDEDSHVA is encoded by the coding sequence GTGACCCAGCTCCGCTCTCATCCCCGCCTCGTCCGCAAACTGCAGGACGCACTCGGCGACCAACTGTGCATCGCCCTCGATGACACTACCGTGGTCGAGATCATGCTCAATCCTGACGGCAGGCTGTTCATCGAACGGCTGGGGCACGGCGTGGCACCGGCTGGCATTATGAGCACCGCCGCAGCCGAAGTTGTCATCGGCAGTGTTGCGCATGCCCTGCAGTCGGAGGCCGACGACGCGCGGCCGATCATCTCTGGCGAACTTCCGATTGGTGGACACCGCTTCGAGGGGCTGTTGCCGCCGGTGGTCTCCGGACCGGCATTCACCATTCGCCGTCGTGCCTCGCGTCTCATTCCACTGACAGAGTATGTGAAGTCGAAGGTGATGACGGAAGCACAGGCGTCCGCCATTCGAAGCGCGATCGATGCGCGGATGAACATCGTCATTTCGGGGGGCACGGGATCGGGGAAAACCACTCTCGCCAATGCCATTATCGCCGAGGTCGTGGCTGCGGCGCCGGAAGATCGAATGGTGATCCTCGAGGACACCGCCGAAATCCAATGCGCGGCCGAGAATGCCGTGTCCCTACATACCAGCGATACGATCGACATGGCGCGGCTGCTCAAGAGCACGATGCGCCTGCGTCCCGACCGCATCATTGTCGGCGAGGTCCGCGATGGAGCGGCACTGACGCTGCTCAAGGCCTGGAACACCGGCCACCCCGGCGGCGTCACGACGATCCATTCCAACACGGCAATGTCAGCCTTGCGCCGGCTCGAGCAACTGACGGCAGAAGCCAGCCAGCAGCCGATGCAGGAGGTGATCGGCGAGGCCGTCGATCTCGTCGTCTCTATTGAACGAACCGGAAAGGGGAGGCGGGTCCGTGAGGTCATCCACATCGAAGGATACCGAAACGGCCGCTACCAGACCGAACATTATGCCCAGATCGATGAGGACAGCCATGTCGCGTAA